DNA sequence from the Arthrobacter sp. V1I9 genome:
GAAGTACTTCGCTGCGAACGGCACACCGAGGCCACCCACAATGGCGAACACCTGGAAAAGCGAGGAGCCTGCTCCGGCCGCAGCAGCGGACATGCCAAGTTCGTCGTTCAGGTAACTCGGCAGCCAGGCCGTAACCGCGTAATAGGAGAAGGCCTGTCCGGCGAACGCAGCCGTGAGCCCGGCCGTGGTCCACCCTGAGCCGGCAACGGCTCCGTCCCTCGGCCCGTCCGGTGCAACAGCGCCTGAGGGCACAAAAGCAGCGCGGAGTCCGACGGCGAGCGCCCAGCACACGATGGCCGCTACGGCGAAGACTCCGACGGAGGCGAGCGCCAGCTGCCAGCCCGCCAGTTCGGCCAGCGGCGCCGTGACCATCGACGTCAAAAAGGACCCCACGTTCAGCGCGGCCGTGTAGACGCCCATGGCGGTTCCCTGCCGCAGCGGCGGAAAGTCGCGGCGGATGATGAGGGGCGCAGCGATGTTGCCGATGGTAATGGCCAGGCCAATCACTATTGTGCCGGCCAGCACCAGTGCCGGACCGCCAGAGGACCGGATGATGACGCCGGCCAGCACCCCGAGGATGGTGAGGGTCACGGCGAACTCGGCGCCATACCCGCGGGCCACCATCGACGCCAGGGGTGACGCGAGCGCAAAGCACAACACCGGAATGCTGGTCAGCAGTCCCAGCACTACCGGGGAAAAGCCCAGGTCGGCCTGCATCACGTCCACCACCGGGGCGACGGCGACGAAGGGCCCGCGAAGGTTCAGCGCCAGCAGCCCGATGCAGGCCAGCAGGATCCAGGTCTTAGGAATCCTGGCAAAGATGCGGCCGCTCACCTGCAGGGCTTGGATGCTGGATCTTTTTTCATCACCCCCATTGCTATCACGGGGACGAACCCGGCAGGTCCCGGCGGCGGCGGGCCCGTCCTGCCTTACGATGAACATCACTGCCGCTGACTCCGGACGAAGGACACCACATGCAGCACCGGCTTGCCATCCTTGATGACTACCAGGATGTGGCGCATGGATTCGCGGACTGGTCCTCCCTGGAGCCCGACGGCGTCAGAGTCACCTCGTACCGGGAGCCGTTCGCGTCACAGGACGCGCTGGTGTCCGCCCTGGCAGGAGTGACCATCATCATTGCGATGCGGGAGCGGACCGCTTTCCCGCGGGAAGTGCTCGAAAAGCTCCCTGCCCTCCAGCTCCTGGTCACCACCGGGATGGCAAACGCGTCCATCGACGTGGAGGCGGCAGCTGAGCTCGGATTGACGGTATGCGGCACTCCCGGTTCGCCCACAGCCGCTCCGGAACTGACCTGGGCACTGCTCCTGGCCCTGGCGCGCAACATCCCCGCCGAGGATGCTTCGCTCCGGTCGGGCGCCTGGCAGAACACGGTGGGGTTCGAAC
Encoded proteins:
- a CDS encoding CynX/NimT family MFS transporter yields the protein MSGRIFARIPKTWILLACIGLLALNLRGPFVAVAPVVDVMQADLGFSPVVLGLLTSIPVLCFALASPLASMVARGYGAEFAVTLTILGVLAGVIIRSSGGPALVLAGTIVIGLAITIGNIAAPLIIRRDFPPLRQGTAMGVYTAALNVGSFLTSMVTAPLAELAGWQLALASVGVFAVAAIVCWALAVGLRAAFVPSGAVAPDGPRDGAVAGSGWTTAGLTAAFAGQAFSYYAVTAWLPSYLNDELGMSAAAAGAGSSLFQVFAIVGGLGVPFAAKYFKTTAVAVTLGLLWTAVPAGLLLAPELWWLWSIFGGVAQGGGITLIFIAIIKLARDQVSAGRMSATVQGLGYCFGAVAPPLVGYVHVVSGSWTPALLVILASVLTFFLAATLSLRRVPKGR